A genome region from Manis pentadactyla isolate mManPen7 chromosome 5, mManPen7.hap1, whole genome shotgun sequence includes the following:
- the PRNP gene encoding major prion protein encodes MVKSHIGGWILVLFVAAWSDVGLCKKRPKPGGGWSTGGSRYPGQGSPGGNRYPPQGGGGWGQPHGGGWGQPHGGGWGQPHGGSWGQPHGGGWGQPHGGGTHSQWGKPSKPKTNMKHVAGAAAAGAVVGGLGGYMLGSAMSRPLIHFGNDYEDRYYRENMYRYPNQVYYRPVDQYNNQNNFVHDCVNITVKQHTVTTTTKGENFTETDIKMMERVVEQMCITQYQKEYQATSYQRGASVIFSSPPVILLISFLIFLVVG; translated from the coding sequence ATGGTGAAAAGCCACATAGGCGGCTGGATCCTGGTTCTCTTCGTGGCCGCATGGAGTGACGTGGGCCTCTGCAAGAAGCGACCGAAGCCCGGAGGAGGATGGAGCACTGGGGGGAGCCGATACCCAGGGCAGGGCAGTCCTGGAGGCAACCGCTACCCACCCCAGGGCGGTGGTGGCTGGGGGCAGCCCCATGGTGGCGGCTGGGGACAGCCCCATGGTGGCGGCTGGGGGCAACCCCATGGTGGCAGCTGGGGGCAGCCTCATGGTGGCGGCTGGGGGCAACCCCATGGTGGTGGCACCCACAGTCAGTGGGGCAAACCCAGTAAGCCAAAAACCAACATGAAGCATGTGGCAGGAGCTGCCGCGGCGGGGGCGGTGGTCGGGGGCCTGGGTGGCTACATGCTGGGGAGCGCTATGAGCAGGCCCCTCATTCATTTTGGCAATGACTACGAGGACCGTTACTATCGAGAAAACATGTACCGTTACCCCAACCAAGTGTACTACAGGCCGGTGGATCAGTACAACAACCAGAACAACTTTGTACATGACTGCGTCAACATCACGGTCAAGCAGCACAcggtcaccaccaccaccaaggggGAGAACTTCACTGAGACTGACATCAAGATGATGGAGCGCGTGGTGGAGCAGATGTGCATCACCCAGTACCAGAAGGAGTACCAGGCTACCTCCTACCAGAGAGGGGCGAGCGTCATCTTCTCCTCCCCGCCTGTGATCCTCctcatctccttcctcattttccTCGTCGTGGGATGA